In Aureibaculum algae, the following are encoded in one genomic region:
- a CDS encoding RagB/SusD family nutrient uptake outer membrane protein, whose product MKNLNIYKFIIVLLISSCLFTGCETEFENPNNPTEEVVLGTKEGLFALSIGIRQYYSTTALRQVIEAPGITTRELGVTNTFLNINELAKGGAELPSESGGITNPWVSLLRAKGMAESLIEGANDIELANGTRSGLIAYGNLFKAMCLGNMIQMFEQVPINNQIDGAAPFSDRTAVLAECISLLKEARDGMSAAPLSDDFKSSVLWADMDLEKTVNAFLSRYQLIAGNYTEAIAAADAVINSSSSISSMWIYDANNQNPIWNRTVNSNDLNPQSNFGLLGTYIPEAGDGRTNFYLGADAGNANADAGGQPLSEMLGFFASSTTPIPVYLPGEMMLNKAEAYARQNLLTDAVTQLNLVRQKSNDPVGVNANLAAWSGNSASQSDILEEIYKNRSIEMFLSGMRFEDSRRFHPNFVVPTETNTTNERNRNFYPYPFTERENNPNTPADPAI is encoded by the coding sequence ATGAAAAATTTAAATATATATAAATTTATAATTGTTTTGCTTATTTCCAGTTGTTTATTTACTGGTTGTGAAACTGAATTTGAAAATCCAAATAATCCGACTGAAGAAGTGGTTTTGGGTACAAAAGAAGGACTTTTTGCTTTGAGTATTGGGATAAGACAATATTATTCTACAACCGCATTAAGACAGGTAATTGAAGCTCCTGGAATAACGACTAGAGAGCTTGGGGTTACCAATACCTTTTTAAACATAAATGAATTAGCTAAAGGAGGTGCAGAATTACCTAGTGAAAGCGGAGGTATAACAAATCCTTGGGTAAGTTTACTTAGAGCTAAAGGTATGGCAGAATCTTTAATTGAAGGGGCTAATGACATAGAGTTGGCAAATGGTACAAGAAGTGGGCTAATTGCCTATGGTAATTTATTTAAGGCAATGTGTTTAGGTAACATGATTCAAATGTTCGAACAAGTTCCAATTAATAATCAAATTGATGGAGCTGCTCCATTTAGTGATAGAACTGCTGTGTTAGCAGAATGTATTTCCTTATTAAAAGAAGCACGTGATGGTATGTCAGCAGCACCTTTGTCAGATGATTTTAAATCGAGTGTGCTTTGGGCTGATATGGATTTAGAAAAAACAGTCAATGCATTTTTGTCAAGATATCAATTAATTGCGGGAAACTATACCGAAGCAATAGCTGCAGCTGACGCAGTAATAAATTCAAGTAGTTCTATAAGTTCTATGTGGATTTATGATGCCAATAATCAAAATCCGATTTGGAATAGAACAGTGAATTCTAATGACTTAAATCCGCAATCAAATTTCGGTTTACTTGGAACATATATTCCTGAAGCTGGTGATGGTCGTACTAATTTTTATTTGGGGGCTGATGCTGGTAATGCAAACGCTGATGCGGGCGGACAACCATTGAGTGAAATGTTAGGTTTCTTTGCATCTAGTACAACGCCTATACCAGTTTATCTTCCAGGAGAAATGATGTTGAACAAAGCGGAAGCTTATGCACGTCAAAACCTTTTAACAGATGCAGTTACGCAGTTGAATTTGGTAAGGCAAAAAAGCAATGATCCAGTTGGTGTGAATGCAAATCTTGCAGCATGGTCTGGTAATTCAGCAAGTCAATCGGATATATTAGAAGAAATTTATAAAAATAGAAGTATTGAGATGTTTTTGAGTGGTATGCGATTTGAAGATAGTAGAAGATTTCATCCAAATTTTGTGGTTCCAACAGAGACCAATACAACCAATGAGAGAAATAGGAATTTTTACCCTTATCCTTTTACAGAAAGAGAAAATAACCCAAATACGCCAGCTGATCCGGCTATTTAA
- a CDS encoding DUF1343 domain-containing protein has translation MKVQTGLDVLIKDKTLQQKYKGNVALLCHNASIDSEYTPAAVAFKEIFDSRFIKLFGPQHGFSTDVQDNMIETDHFIHSYFNIPVYSLYSETRIPSDEMLEGIDHLFVDLQDVGCRMYTYIYTLTYLLEKCAGKDIEIIILDRPNPINGVDMEGNILDMDYESFIGRHPIPVRHAMTIGEVALMHQEFWVKKKANVSVIKMNNWEREMFFEDTQLPWLLPSPNLPRATSAFTFPATVLFEGTMLSEGRGTTQSLEIVGHPKIEPYSFYKNHLSNSLKESKLKGVALRPITFLPTFQKQADKVCGGFQIHITDKNTFQPWRVGQFLMRELYHYLGDDFEWKQPPYEYDYTRKPIDIINGSDKLRNWVVNNESLDVLNSFENLENYKQQFNSIKIY, from the coding sequence ATGAAAGTACAAACAGGTCTTGATGTTTTAATCAAGGATAAAACCCTTCAACAAAAATATAAAGGTAATGTGGCTCTATTATGCCATAATGCTTCAATAGATTCAGAATATACACCAGCCGCAGTTGCTTTTAAAGAAATTTTTGATTCAAGGTTTATAAAATTATTTGGTCCACAGCATGGTTTTTCTACAGATGTTCAAGATAATATGATTGAAACCGATCACTTTATTCATTCTTATTTCAATATTCCTGTATACTCATTGTATTCAGAAACGAGAATACCTTCTGATGAAATGTTGGAGGGGATTGATCATTTGTTTGTTGATTTACAAGATGTCGGTTGTAGAATGTACACCTACATTTATACCTTAACCTATCTTTTGGAAAAATGTGCAGGTAAAGATATCGAAATTATTATTCTAGATAGACCCAATCCTATTAACGGGGTTGATATGGAAGGAAATATACTAGATATGGATTATGAATCTTTCATTGGTAGACATCCTATTCCTGTAAGACACGCAATGACGATTGGTGAAGTAGCTTTAATGCATCAGGAATTTTGGGTGAAAAAGAAAGCCAATGTTTCTGTTATAAAAATGAATAACTGGGAAAGAGAAATGTTTTTTGAAGATACACAATTGCCATGGCTTTTACCATCTCCTAATTTACCACGTGCAACAAGTGCCTTTACGTTTCCAGCAACAGTTCTTTTTGAAGGAACAATGCTTAGTGAAGGTCGTGGAACGACGCAGTCTTTGGAGATTGTTGGGCATCCAAAAATTGAACCGTATTCTTTTTATAAAAATCACTTGTCAAATAGTTTAAAAGAATCAAAATTAAAAGGAGTTGCCTTAAGACCTATTACTTTTTTACCAACTTTTCAAAAGCAAGCGGATAAAGTTTGTGGTGGGTTTCAAATTCATATTACTGACAAAAACACCTTTCAACCTTGGCGTGTTGGACAATTCTTAATGCGAGAACTATATCATTATTTAGGGGATGATTTTGAATGGAAACAGCCACCTTACGAGTACGACTATACACGTAAGCCGATAGATATTATCAATGGATCTGATAAATTAAGAAATTGGGTCGTAAATAATGAATCACTCGACGTTCTCAACTCTTTCGAAAATTTAGAGAACTATAAACAGCAGTTTAATTCTATAAAAATATATTAA
- a CDS encoding DUF983 domain-containing protein: MNLYYFTFAKVSFIFTIHMFKKGTKIYSIFNNKCPKCNEGAFFEDNNPLHLKKVLKMNEHCPNCNFKYEIEPSFFFGAMYVSYGLTVGCAIVTFIILYLTGLDLMTIFITIFVLLVLFTPFTLRFARLIYANIFIHYDKNYKTIKKPK; this comes from the coding sequence ATGAATTTATATTATTTTACATTTGCAAAAGTATCATTTATTTTCACAATACATATGTTTAAAAAAGGAACAAAAATTTATAGCATTTTTAATAATAAATGTCCCAAATGTAATGAAGGTGCATTTTTTGAAGATAATAACCCTTTACATTTAAAAAAGGTACTAAAAATGAATGAGCATTGCCCAAATTGTAATTTTAAATACGAGATTGAGCCCTCTTTTTTCTTTGGTGCGATGTATGTGTCTTATGGACTAACAGTAGGGTGTGCCATTGTTACTTTTATAATACTCTATCTTACGGGTCTAGATTTAATGACTATTTTTATAACAATTTTCGTACTACTCGTACTTTTCACGCCTTTTACCTTACGATTCGCAAGATTAATTTATGCTAATATTTTTATCCATTATGATAAAAATTATAAAACAATAAAAAAGCCTAAGTAA
- a CDS encoding ABC-F family ATP-binding cassette domain-containing protein, protein MLNAHNITVSFAGEDLFSGITFKLVGGDRVGLVGKNGAGKSTLLKIISKEQEFDKGTLALEKNLRIGFLKQDIDFVQGRSVLEEAYQAFTEIKEVEKKLEEVNVALVERTDYESEGYHQIMVDLSDLTHRFELIGGYNYQGETEKILQGLGFKREDFNKLTDTFSGGWRMRIELAKLLLQNNDILLLDEPTNHLDIESIIWLEEFLSSYAGAIMLVSHDKMFLDNVTNRTIEISMGKIYDYKYPYSKYLVQRKELKEKQLQTQKNQEKEIQRTEQLIEKFRAKASKATMAQSLIKKLNKVERIEVDADDNSVMKVRFPMSVQPGKIVVEAKNVAKNYGDNQVLNNVNLLIERNSKIAYVGQNGQGKSTLAKMIVGEIPYEGDLKLGHNVQIGYFAQNQAEYLDGEKTVLQTMEDASNDGNRVKVRDMLGGFLFGGDDVEKKVKVLSGGERNRLALCKMLLSPFNVLVMDEPTNHLDIASKNVLKQALHNFEGTLIIVSHDRDFLQGLTKTVFEFKDSKIREYLGDIDYYLEEHNLENLREVEKRTKVAKVAKTSANESKDDYEKEKEVKRTLNKLSKIETEIADLEREVAQIDKKLADEAQYEKVTGQPDFFKKYQAKKDKINTLMQDWENLHEVLEG, encoded by the coding sequence ATGCTTAACGCACATAATATTACTGTTTCCTTTGCAGGAGAAGATTTGTTTTCAGGTATAACTTTTAAGTTAGTTGGTGGAGATAGAGTAGGACTAGTTGGTAAAAACGGAGCAGGGAAATCTACGCTGTTGAAAATTATTTCGAAAGAACAAGAATTTGATAAAGGCACATTGGCGTTGGAAAAGAATCTACGGATTGGTTTTCTAAAGCAGGATATTGACTTTGTACAAGGTAGATCAGTCTTAGAAGAGGCATATCAGGCATTTACTGAAATTAAAGAAGTTGAAAAAAAGCTTGAAGAAGTAAATGTAGCTTTGGTAGAAAGAACCGATTATGAAAGTGAGGGTTATCATCAAATAATGGTCGATTTAAGTGATTTAACGCATCGTTTTGAATTGATTGGAGGATATAATTATCAAGGAGAAACTGAGAAAATTTTACAAGGTCTAGGTTTTAAACGTGAAGATTTTAATAAGTTAACCGATACTTTTTCTGGTGGATGGCGTATGCGGATAGAGTTGGCGAAGTTATTATTACAAAATAATGATATCTTATTATTGGATGAGCCTACCAATCACTTAGATATTGAATCTATTATTTGGTTAGAAGAGTTTTTAAGCAGTTATGCAGGTGCTATTATGTTAGTATCGCATGATAAGATGTTTTTGGACAATGTAACCAATCGTACCATTGAAATTTCAATGGGTAAAATTTACGATTATAAATATCCGTATTCTAAATATTTGGTGCAGCGTAAAGAGCTAAAAGAAAAGCAATTACAGACACAAAAGAATCAAGAAAAAGAAATACAACGTACAGAACAACTGATTGAAAAATTTAGAGCAAAAGCCAGTAAAGCGACTATGGCTCAATCTTTAATTAAAAAACTAAATAAAGTTGAACGCATTGAGGTTGATGCTGATGATAATTCGGTAATGAAAGTACGTTTTCCGATGTCTGTTCAGCCAGGAAAGATAGTTGTTGAAGCTAAAAATGTAGCGAAGAACTATGGGGATAACCAAGTATTGAACAATGTTAATTTATTAATAGAACGGAATAGTAAGATCGCTTATGTTGGTCAAAACGGTCAAGGAAAATCTACTTTGGCTAAAATGATTGTTGGTGAAATTCCTTATGAAGGTGATTTAAAATTAGGGCATAATGTACAGATAGGCTATTTTGCTCAAAACCAAGCAGAATATCTTGATGGTGAAAAAACAGTGTTGCAAACCATGGAAGATGCTTCTAATGATGGTAATCGTGTGAAAGTAAGAGATATGTTAGGAGGCTTTTTGTTTGGAGGTGATGATGTAGAAAAGAAAGTAAAAGTACTTTCGGGTGGTGAGCGTAATCGTTTAGCTTTATGTAAAATGTTACTTTCTCCATTTAATGTATTGGTAATGGATGAGCCTACCAATCACTTAGATATTGCTTCAAAAAATGTATTGAAACAAGCACTTCATAATTTTGAAGGTACCTTAATAATTGTATCTCACGATAGAGATTTCTTGCAGGGGCTAACCAAAACAGTTTTTGAGTTTAAAGACAGTAAAATTAGAGAGTACCTAGGTGATATTGATTATTATTTAGAGGAACACAATCTAGAGAATTTACGTGAAGTTGAAAAGAGAACTAAGGTTGCAAAAGTGGCTAAAACTTCAGCCAATGAATCAAAAGATGATTATGAAAAAGAGAAAGAAGTAAAAAGAACTTTAAATAAACTATCTAAAATCGAAACTGAAATTGCAGATTTAGAAAGAGAAGTGGCTCAAATAGATAAAAAATTAGCCGACGAAGCTCAATATGAAAAAGTTACTGGTCAACCTGATTTCTTTAAAAAATATCAAGCTAAAAAAGATAAAATAAATACCTTAATGCAAGATTGGGAAAATTTGCATGAAGTGCTGGAAGGGTAG
- a CDS encoding acyl-CoA carboxylase subunit beta — MDPKAKKLEEKIAKAHLGGGQKRIDKQHHKNKLTARERIHYLLDEGSFEEMGLLVTHRTTDFDMEKQQFLGDGVITGYGTIDGRLIYIFAQDFTVFGGSLSETHAEKICKIMDAAIKVGVPCIGLNDSGGARIQEGVRSLGGYADIFYRNVQASGVIPQISAIMGPCAGGAVYSPAMTDFTLMVENTSYMFVTGPNVVKTVTNEEVTAEELGGATTHSTKSGVTHITSANDIDCLDDIKKLLSYLPQNNTKITKSLPFTLQDETREILEKIVPDNANKPYDMHHVISGIIDDDSFYEIHKDYAENIIVGFARLGGRSIGIIANQPLFLAGVLDVNSSKKAARFTRFCDCFNIPLLVLVDVPGFLPGTDQEWNGIITNGAKLLYALSEATVPRITLITRKAYGGAYDVMNSKHIGADMNFAWPSAEIAVMGAKGASEIIFKREIQAAENPAEKLAEKESEYAEKFANPYRAAERGFIDEVIQPKTTRRKLLKAFSMLEDKEVIKPNRKHGNIPL; from the coding sequence ATGGATCCGAAAGCAAAAAAGTTAGAAGAAAAAATTGCAAAAGCTCATTTAGGTGGTGGTCAAAAACGAATTGACAAACAACATCACAAGAATAAATTAACAGCCAGAGAACGTATACACTATCTATTAGATGAAGGGTCATTTGAAGAAATGGGCTTGCTTGTAACGCATAGAACGACCGATTTCGACATGGAAAAACAGCAGTTTTTAGGTGATGGCGTAATAACTGGCTATGGTACAATTGACGGTCGATTAATTTACATTTTCGCTCAAGACTTTACAGTTTTTGGAGGTTCTTTATCTGAAACACACGCCGAAAAAATATGTAAAATAATGGATGCTGCTATAAAAGTTGGCGTGCCTTGTATTGGTTTAAATGATTCTGGTGGTGCCAGAATTCAAGAAGGAGTTCGTTCATTAGGAGGTTATGCCGATATATTTTATAGAAATGTACAAGCCTCTGGTGTCATTCCTCAAATTTCTGCTATTATGGGACCATGTGCAGGGGGAGCAGTTTATTCACCCGCAATGACAGACTTCACCTTGATGGTGGAAAACACAAGCTATATGTTTGTTACCGGACCAAACGTGGTAAAAACAGTAACTAATGAGGAAGTCACTGCTGAAGAATTAGGTGGAGCTACAACTCATTCTACAAAATCTGGTGTAACACACATTACCTCAGCTAATGATATTGACTGTCTTGATGATATTAAAAAACTACTGAGCTATCTACCTCAAAACAATACGAAAATTACTAAAAGCTTACCTTTTACTTTACAAGATGAAACTAGAGAAATACTAGAAAAAATAGTGCCTGATAACGCGAACAAACCCTATGACATGCACCATGTTATTTCAGGTATAATAGATGATGACTCCTTTTATGAAATTCATAAAGATTATGCAGAAAACATCATCGTTGGCTTTGCTCGTTTAGGCGGAAGAAGTATTGGTATTATTGCAAATCAACCTTTATTTTTAGCAGGTGTATTAGATGTAAATAGTTCTAAAAAAGCAGCAAGATTCACTCGTTTTTGCGATTGTTTTAACATTCCTTTATTGGTACTCGTAGACGTTCCTGGTTTTTTACCAGGTACAGACCAAGAATGGAATGGTATTATTACCAATGGTGCAAAATTATTATATGCATTAAGTGAAGCTACTGTACCTAGAATTACTTTAATTACAAGAAAAGCTTATGGAGGAGCTTACGATGTGATGAATTCGAAACACATTGGTGCAGATATGAATTTTGCCTGGCCAAGTGCTGAAATTGCAGTTATGGGAGCTAAAGGTGCTAGTGAAATTATTTTTAAGAGAGAAATTCAAGCGGCAGAAAACCCAGCAGAAAAATTAGCTGAGAAAGAATCTGAATATGCTGAAAAATTTGCCAATCCGTACCGAGCTGCTGAACGCGGTTTTATAGATGAAGTGATTCAACCTAAAACAACGCGTAGAAAATTACTTAAAGCATTTAGTATGCTTGAAGATAAAGAAGTTATTAAACCAAACAGAAAGCATGGAAATATTCCGTTGTAA
- the accC gene encoding acetyl-CoA carboxylase biotin carboxylase subunit, with product MKKILIANRGEIAIRIMRTAKKMGIKTVAIYSTADRNAPHVKFADEAICVGEPPSNESYLRGDRIIEVAKTVNVDAIHPGYGFLSENADFSALCEENNIIFIGPKSKSIKMMGDKLAAKAAVKNYNIPMVPGIEKAVSDLKEAIEIAKNIGFPILIKASAGGGGKGMRVVEHEEELESQMHRAISEATSAFGNGAVFIEKYISSPKHIEIQILADSHGNIVQMFERECSIQRRHQKVIEEAPSPALTPELREKMGQAAINVAKACDYLGAGTVEFLLDTDHNFYFLEMNTRLQVEHPVTEFITDLDLVELQIRIAQGEELPFKQKDLKIKGHAIELRIYAEDPLTNFLPSVGKLEIYNEPVGKNIRVDSGFEQGMDIPIYYDPMLAKLITYGNTREEAIDVMLEAIENYHIEGVQTTLSFGKFACKNEAFRTGNYDTHFVEKYYAPESILKNLEVDANIAALIAVKKYLEDQKTLRLPN from the coding sequence ATGAAAAAAATACTAATAGCCAATAGAGGAGAAATTGCCATCAGAATAATGCGTACAGCAAAAAAAATGGGTATCAAAACGGTTGCTATTTATTCAACTGCTGATAGAAACGCACCTCATGTTAAGTTTGCTGATGAAGCCATTTGCGTTGGCGAGCCACCATCAAATGAATCATATCTTCGAGGTGACAGAATTATTGAAGTTGCCAAAACAGTTAATGTAGATGCCATCCATCCCGGTTATGGTTTTTTAAGTGAGAATGCAGACTTTTCAGCATTGTGTGAAGAAAATAATATCATTTTTATCGGTCCAAAATCTAAATCCATTAAAATGATGGGCGATAAATTAGCTGCTAAAGCCGCTGTAAAAAATTATAATATTCCGATGGTTCCAGGAATAGAAAAAGCGGTGTCTGACCTTAAAGAAGCAATTGAAATCGCCAAAAATATTGGATTCCCAATTCTAATAAAAGCATCTGCAGGTGGCGGTGGAAAAGGTATGCGAGTAGTAGAACACGAAGAAGAATTAGAATCTCAAATGCATCGTGCCATTAGCGAAGCTACCTCGGCTTTTGGAAATGGTGCCGTTTTCATTGAAAAATACATCAGTTCTCCTAAACACATAGAGATTCAAATTTTGGCAGACAGTCATGGGAATATTGTCCAGATGTTTGAACGTGAGTGCAGCATACAACGCCGTCATCAAAAAGTGATCGAAGAAGCTCCATCACCTGCTTTAACCCCTGAACTTCGCGAAAAAATGGGACAAGCAGCTATCAATGTCGCCAAAGCTTGTGATTATTTAGGTGCTGGTACGGTAGAATTTTTGTTAGATACCGATCATAATTTCTACTTTTTGGAAATGAATACCAGATTACAAGTTGAACATCCGGTAACGGAATTTATAACTGATTTAGACTTGGTAGAATTGCAAATACGTATTGCACAAGGTGAGGAATTACCTTTTAAACAAAAAGACCTTAAAATTAAGGGACATGCCATAGAATTAAGAATTTATGCAGAAGATCCTTTAACTAATTTTTTACCTAGTGTAGGTAAATTAGAAATTTACAACGAACCTGTAGGTAAAAATATTAGGGTGGATAGTGGTTTTGAGCAAGGAATGGATATCCCCATTTACTATGATCCCATGTTGGCAAAATTAATTACTTATGGTAATACTCGAGAAGAAGCCATAGATGTAATGTTAGAAGCCATTGAGAATTATCACATTGAAGGCGTTCAAACCACACTTTCTTTCGGAAAATTTGCCTGTAAAAATGAAGCTTTCCGTACTGGAAATTATGACACACATTTTGTAGAAAAATACTATGCACCTGAATCTATTCTTAAAAATTTAGAAGTGGATGCTAATATTGCTGCATTAATAGCCGTTAAAAAATATTTAGAAGATCAAAAAACATTGAGATTACCAAACTAA
- a CDS encoding acetyl-CoA carboxylase biotin carboxyl carrier protein subunit codes for MSTNYKVNANKTFEFDITKAAVLSLDAIEVAEGKYHLLQNHQPYHIEILKSDFNKKKYIIKVNNNTFELDINDDLDKLINEMGFATSSKKTVDSIKAPMPGLILEINVEEGQNVQENDPLLILEAMKMENVITSPHDGIIKTITAIKGDTVEKGSVLIEFAP; via the coding sequence ATGAGTACTAATTATAAAGTTAACGCCAATAAAACCTTTGAGTTTGACATTACAAAAGCAGCGGTATTATCACTAGACGCTATTGAAGTTGCTGAAGGTAAATACCATTTATTGCAAAACCACCAACCCTATCATATAGAAATTTTAAAATCTGATTTCAACAAGAAAAAGTATATCATAAAAGTAAATAATAACACGTTTGAATTAGATATTAATGATGATTTAGACAAGCTAATCAACGAAATGGGCTTTGCAACCAGCTCAAAAAAAACTGTAGATTCTATTAAGGCACCAATGCCTGGTTTAATTTTAGAAATAAATGTTGAAGAAGGTCAAAACGTGCAAGAGAATGATCCTTTATTAATACTGGAGGCCATGAAAATGGAAAATGTGATCACATCACCACATGATGGTATCATTAAAACAATTACCGCTATTAAAGGTGATACAGTTGAAAAAGGAAGTGTTTTAATTGAGTTTGCTCCATAA
- a CDS encoding 3'-5' exonuclease, whose protein sequence is MFNNIFKSKKNYPEFFRTYLDSFKKSKNLPLSETRFIVFDTETTGFDKNEDRILSIGAVSVVNNMINVVDNFELYIHQEIFKSESVKIHGLLKKGNIEKVTEAEAIELFIKFIKNDVLVGHHVGFDINMVDQMLLRNNLGKLKNECLDTGLLFKQSKHIVYQQNLKNYTLDDLCEELKIEKVDRHTATGDALITAIAFQKIIARLDKKNNLKLKDLL, encoded by the coding sequence ATGTTTAATAATATATTTAAAAGTAAAAAAAATTATCCTGAGTTTTTCAGAACTTATTTAGATAGTTTTAAGAAAAGTAAAAATCTACCCCTATCTGAAACTAGATTTATTGTGTTTGACACGGAAACTACAGGGTTTGATAAAAATGAGGATAGAATTCTATCTATTGGAGCTGTTTCAGTGGTAAACAATATGATAAATGTTGTTGATAATTTTGAATTGTATATCCATCAAGAGATTTTTAAATCAGAATCTGTAAAAATCCATGGTTTATTAAAAAAAGGAAACATAGAAAAAGTAACTGAAGCAGAAGCTATAGAACTTTTTATAAAATTCATAAAAAATGATGTTTTAGTAGGGCATCATGTGGGTTTCGACATAAACATGGTTGACCAAATGCTTCTAAGAAATAATTTAGGTAAACTAAAAAATGAATGTTTAGACACGGGGCTACTTTTTAAACAATCAAAACATATTGTCTATCAACAAAATTTAAAAAATTATACATTAGACGATTTGTGTGAAGAATTAAAAATTGAAAAGGTTGATCGGCATACAGCCACTGGAGATGCCTTAATTACTGCAATCGCTTTCCAAAAAATAATAGCGAGACTCGATAAAAAAAACAATTTAAAATTAAAAGATTTACTTTAG